One genomic window of Solanum dulcamara chromosome 12, daSolDulc1.2, whole genome shotgun sequence includes the following:
- the LOC129876647 gene encoding aquaporin SIP1-2-like isoform X2 produces the protein MGAVKAAVGDFVLTLMWVFCSSTLGIFTYLIATAFGIAQGMASLFITTVLLFMLFFVFGIIGDALGGAAFNPAGTAAFYAAGVGKDSLFSVATRFPAQAAGAVAGAVAILEVIPTQYKHMLGGPLLKVDLHNGAIAEGILTFVMTFLVFMIVLKGPKSALLKNWLLAMSTVTMVVAGSKYTGPSMNPANAFGWAYINNMHNTWEQFYVYWICPFIGAIMAAWTFRAIFPAPVKKKQPQKKKRN, from the exons atgggtgCTGTAAAAGCAGCTGTGGGTGATTTTGTTTTGACATTGATGTGGGTTTTCTGTTCTTCGACTCTTGGGATTTTCACTTACCTTATTGCTACTGCTTTTGGGATTGCTCAAGGAATGGCTTCGCTATTTATTACTACTGTCCTTCTTTTTATGCTCTTCTTTGTGTTTGGGATTATCGGAGATGCTTTGGGTGGTGCCGCTTTTAATCCTGCTGGTACGGCGGCGTTTTATGCTGCTGGGGTTGGAAAAGATTCTCTTTTTTCCGTTGCCACACGATTTCCTGCTCAG GCCGCTGGCGCAGTTGCTGGTGCAGTAGCAATATTGGAGGTTATTCCTACACAGTACAAGCACATGCTAGGTGGGCCTTTGTTGAAAGTTGACTTGCACAATGGGGCCATTGCTGAGGGCATCTTAACTTTCGTAATGACGTTTCTGGTCTTTATGATTGTACTGAAGGGTCCTAAAAGTGCACTTCTCAAGAATTGGTTACTTGCAATGTCAACTGTTACCATGGTAGTTGCAGGTTCAAAGTACACTGGACCTTCTATGAATCCAGCCAAT GCATTTGGTTGGGCTTACATAAACAACATGCACAACACATGGGAGCAGTTTTACGTCTACTGGATCTGTCCCTTCATAGGAGCAATAATGGCTGCATGGACTTTTCGTGCTATCTTTCCAGCTCCAGTGAAGAAGAAGCAGCCTCAGAAGAAAAAGCGAAATTGA
- the LOC129876647 gene encoding aquaporin SIP1-1-like isoform X1: MGVVKAAVADFVMTFIVIFSTSTIGVLTYIIGSVFGIAHGSASLFITIVIVFLLFLVFGVIAEALGGAAFNPADTAAFYAAGVGKDSLFSVAARFPAQAAGAVAGAVAILEVIPTQYKHMLGGPLLKVDLHNGAIAEGILTFVMTFLVFMIVLKGPKSALLKNWLLAMSTVTMVVAGSKYTGPSMNPANAFGWAYINNMHNTWEQFYVYWICPFIGAIMAAWTFRAIFPAPVKKKQPQKKKRN; encoded by the exons ATGGGTGTTGTAAAAGCAGCAGTAGCTGATTTTGTTATGACATTTATTGTGATATTTTCTACTTCAACGATTGGAGTTCTCACTTACATCATTGGATCTGTATTTGGAATTGCTCATGGATCGGCCTCTCTGTTCATCACTATTGTCATTGTTTTCCTGTTGTTCTTAGTGTTTGGTGTCATAGCTGAAGCTTTGGGTGGCGCCGCCTTTAATCCTGCTGATACGGCGGCGTTTTATGCTGCCGGTGTCGGAAAGGACTCGCTCTTCTCTGTTGCCGCCAGATTTCCTGCTCAG GCCGCTGGCGCAGTTGCTGGTGCAGTAGCAATATTGGAGGTTATTCCTACACAGTACAAGCACATGCTAGGTGGGCCTTTGTTGAAAGTTGACTTGCACAATGGGGCCATTGCTGAGGGCATCTTAACTTTCGTAATGACGTTTCTGGTCTTTATGATTGTACTGAAGGGTCCTAAAAGTGCACTTCTCAAGAATTGGTTACTTGCAATGTCAACTGTTACCATGGTAGTTGCAGGTTCAAAGTACACTGGACCTTCTATGAATCCAGCCAAT GCATTTGGTTGGGCTTACATAAACAACATGCACAACACATGGGAGCAGTTTTACGTCTACTGGATCTGTCCCTTCATAGGAGCAATAATGGCTGCATGGACTTTTCGTGCTATCTTTCCAGCTCCAGTGAAGAAGAAGCAGCCTCAGAAGAAAAAGCGAAATTGA